The proteins below are encoded in one region of Legionella antarctica:
- a CDS encoding DUF2971 domain-containing protein — protein MYHYTSLGSAWKILTNRNFHLTSYKDMNDSNEITYGLDKFLTIIKQNIRGLEKEILSRLIKNIRDTYNIYIICFSNTSRSLPMWRFYGDAGNGIAIGVDRAISAEHEKHNRIHEDFKICSVSYEDAAFQEVEGLVESLNLIMSHHSFKKRAKRNKNVFY, from the coding sequence ATGTATCATTACACATCACTTGGTAGTGCTTGGAAAATCTTAACAAATCGAAATTTCCATCTTACTAGCTATAAGGATATGAATGACTCAAATGAAATTACGTATGGGCTCGATAAGTTTTTAACTATCATTAAACAAAACATTAGAGGCTTAGAAAAAGAAATTCTAAGCAGACTAATAAAAAATATTAGAGATACCTACAATATCTATATAATATGCTTTTCTAATACTTCTCGCTCTTTACCAATGTGGCGGTTTTATGGTGATGCAGGCAATGGAATTGCTATAGGGGTTGATAGAGCGATATCAGCTGAACATGAAAAGCATAATAGGATTCATGAGGATTTTAAAATTTGTAGCGTATCTTATGAAGATGCTGCATTTCAAGAGGTTGAAGGTTTAGTTGAGTCGTTAAACCTAATAATGAGTCACCACTCTTTTAAAAAAAGGGCGAAGAGGAACAAAAACGTTTTTTATTAA
- a CDS encoding IS3 family transposase, whose protein sequence is MNFSLDEKRVMIDPLAELTIREQCLLLDLPVSSYYYSAKPISVEDEALMALLDEHYLQYPCEGKIKRARWLSKEVGYPVGKRRVKKLMEMMGLSTVYPKPNTSVPNKEHEVFPYLLKEVDITKPNQVWAADITYIRMKGKHVYLVAIMDWYSRYVIGWAISPTMEAEFCIEALRNALLHSRCEIFNTDQGSQFTSKDWINTLKSHHISISMDGRGRYLDNIFIERLWRSVKQEKIYRYDFDTIEEVELALTEYFEYYNNRRLHQSFNYLTPAEVYYGRKRP, encoded by the coding sequence ATGAACTTTAGTCTGGATGAAAAGCGCGTCATGATTGATCCTCTTGCCGAGCTCACCATTCGTGAACAATGCTTGCTATTAGACTTGCCTGTTTCAAGTTATTATTATAGTGCCAAGCCCATTTCTGTCGAAGATGAAGCGCTTATGGCGCTACTTGATGAGCACTATCTGCAGTATCCATGTGAAGGTAAAATTAAGCGGGCAAGATGGCTGTCAAAAGAAGTAGGCTATCCTGTTGGTAAACGTCGAGTAAAAAAGTTGATGGAAATGATGGGGTTATCGACTGTTTACCCAAAGCCAAATACAAGCGTTCCCAATAAGGAGCATGAGGTGTTCCCTTATTTATTAAAAGAGGTGGATATCACCAAACCAAATCAGGTTTGGGCCGCAGATATCACCTACATCCGCATGAAAGGAAAGCATGTGTATTTAGTAGCTATTATGGACTGGTATAGTCGTTATGTGATTGGATGGGCTATTTCACCTACTATGGAGGCTGAATTTTGTATTGAGGCGCTTAGAAACGCTTTGCTGCATTCGCGTTGTGAGATCTTTAACACGGATCAGGGTTCTCAATTTACCTCAAAAGATTGGATAAATACGCTAAAATCTCACCACATTTCTATCAGCATGGATGGGCGAGGACGTTATTTAGATAATATATTTATCGAGCGATTGTGGCGTAGTGTTAAGCAAGAAAAAATCTACCGGTATGATTTTGATACAATTGAAGAGGTTGAGCTGGCCTTAACGGAGTATTTTGAGTATTATAATAACCGAAGGCTTCACCAGTCCTTTAATTATTTAACGCCCGCAGAGGTGTATTATGGCCGGAAAAGACCATAA
- a CDS encoding transposase — MSKKRAYYTAAKKAKITLAAIEGKLTQAQITSEYGVHATQVKTWKQSAIKAINDLFSGANEKEAKSQEQLVEALYQEIGRLQAQLSWLKKKHEL, encoded by the coding sequence ATGTCTAAAAAGCGAGCTTATTATACGGCGGCCAAGAAGGCAAAAATAACGCTAGCTGCGATTGAGGGGAAACTCACACAAGCGCAAATTACCAGTGAATACGGTGTTCACGCAACGCAGGTAAAAACTTGGAAGCAATCGGCCATCAAAGCCATTAACGATTTATTCTCTGGGGCTAATGAAAAAGAAGCCAAGTCCCAAGAGCAGCTTGTTGAGGCATTATATCAAGAAATTGGTCGACTTCAAGCGCAGCTATCTTGGCTAAAAAAAAAGCATGAACTTTAG
- a CDS encoding autoinducer binding domain-containing protein — protein sequence MIKDVHKRIFLRFDEKQELLFNKQLRPLNALGCDYFYHLVSDSKPQNDSYRFCTHEDWMDFYYEEQFIDHDPLKRIAENTHISVLPWNQASVMNKNEKRTMSGRSAFGLHNGVTIIQKYQDKRYIFVLATESRDHDLARYLLLERSDELKKLMQGCITIFDEFSCSAA from the coding sequence ATGATAAAGGATGTGCACAAAAGGATATTCCTCCGCTTTGATGAAAAACAAGAACTGCTTTTTAATAAACAATTACGACCTCTAAACGCTTTAGGTTGTGATTATTTTTACCATCTGGTTTCAGATTCCAAACCTCAAAATGACTCATACCGTTTCTGCACCCACGAGGACTGGATGGATTTTTATTATGAAGAACAATTCATTGATCATGATCCACTAAAAAGGATCGCCGAAAATACCCATATTTCAGTTTTACCGTGGAATCAAGCCAGCGTTATGAACAAAAACGAAAAACGCACCATGTCCGGCCGCTCTGCTTTTGGGCTTCATAATGGAGTCACAATTATTCAAAAGTATCAAGATAAAAGGTACATCTTTGTTTTGGCTACTGAAAGTCGAGATCATGATCTGGCTAGGTATTTGTTGCTGGAGAGAAGTGATGAGCTCAAGAAATTAATGCAAGGCTGTATAACTATTTTTGATGAGTTTTCTTGTTCGGCCGCATAA
- a CDS encoding MFS transporter yields the protein MKNLARISVFVSTAIEVYDLSIFAFLIPVLSTIFFPSQTKTAAVSFTTLAFVVSYAVKPLSGFFFGYLSDAYGRKRVLSITTLLMIGSTSIIGLLPTNLPEIDLWILLFGCRVIQGLSISGEFANGLILAVEQGRNSPALSGSMAFMGGVLGLMFANLTVFVLLNQLPDEVVIKYGWRIPFLMSAVIWLVLYQIRRFINEPLERHVGADNRFLVLIKAHKRELLICFVAASLSASAFYMTFVFMPTLLSSVVQSYTHQKSVGVTLLSLLVYFVTLPVFGAMADKVGITRQMSFAALLYLLFSYVCFDWINRLNIEVIFCSIIFFSLIQSLFNSALPAFMVSLFPAMHRGKALALSYNTSLALFGGLMPYVILSHANYINPGIVISVCALLTLFVLQFVRK from the coding sequence ATGAAAAACCTGGCAAGGATATCCGTTTTTGTTAGTACTGCTATTGAAGTCTATGATCTTAGTATCTTTGCTTTTCTTATACCGGTTTTATCGACCATCTTTTTTCCCTCTCAGACAAAGACTGCAGCAGTTAGTTTCACCACTTTGGCTTTTGTCGTGAGTTATGCAGTAAAACCCCTTTCTGGTTTTTTCTTTGGTTATTTGTCTGATGCTTATGGCCGTAAACGGGTGTTATCCATCACCACTTTATTAATGATTGGCTCGACTTCCATCATTGGGCTTTTGCCAACTAATTTACCTGAGATTGACCTATGGATTTTATTGTTTGGCTGTCGGGTAATTCAAGGATTATCAATATCAGGTGAGTTTGCTAATGGTTTAATATTGGCCGTTGAACAAGGTAGAAATAGTCCTGCGCTTTCTGGCAGTATGGCTTTTATGGGTGGGGTATTGGGATTAATGTTTGCAAATTTAACCGTATTTGTATTACTCAACCAGCTACCCGATGAGGTAGTGATTAAATATGGCTGGCGTATCCCTTTTTTAATGAGTGCGGTGATCTGGTTGGTGTTATACCAGATACGGCGGTTTATTAATGAGCCCTTGGAGCGTCATGTGGGTGCTGATAATCGTTTTCTCGTCTTAATCAAGGCTCATAAAAGGGAACTGCTGATCTGTTTTGTTGCTGCGAGTTTATCTGCTTCTGCCTTTTATATGACCTTTGTCTTTATGCCCACACTGTTATCGTCAGTTGTTCAAAGTTATACCCATCAAAAGTCAGTAGGGGTAACCTTGTTGTCCTTGCTGGTGTATTTTGTAACCCTTCCTGTTTTTGGGGCCATGGCTGATAAGGTGGGAATCACTAGACAAATGAGTTTTGCAGCTCTGCTCTATTTGCTGTTTTCATATGTATGTTTTGATTGGATTAACCGCTTAAATATTGAGGTTATCTTTTGCAGTATCATATTTTTTTCTTTGATTCAGTCGTTGTTTAACTCAGCTTTACCTGCCTTCATGGTGTCCTTATTTCCTGCCATGCATCGGGGTAAGGCTTTGGCGTTGTCATATAACACCAGCCTGGCGTTGTTTGGTGGTTTGATGCCGTATGTTATATTGAGCCATGCCAATTATATTAACCCCGGAATCGTGATTAGCGTCTGTGCGCTTTTGACGTTGTTTGTTTTACAATTTGTGAGGAAGTAA
- a CDS encoding DUF4286 family protein, with the protein MVIYEVNLSIDHDIYQDYKHWLDEHTQEMLIFPGFLNATVMHQTMGGDADGQKHVTVQYQLESLDDLQNYFSEHAPKMRGDGVKRFEGRFTATRRTFEVESVITTINT; encoded by the coding sequence ATGGTTATCTATGAGGTGAACCTTTCCATTGATCATGACATTTACCAGGATTATAAACATTGGTTAGATGAGCATACTCAAGAAATGCTGATATTCCCCGGCTTTTTAAATGCCACCGTGATGCATCAAACTATGGGGGGTGATGCTGATGGTCAAAAGCATGTAACGGTTCAATACCAGCTTGAAAGTTTAGATGATTTACAAAACTACTTTAGTGAACATGCGCCTAAGATGAGGGGGGATGGTGTGAAGCGGTTTGAGGGGCGATTTACTGCCACTCGACGCACCTTTGAAGTAGAGTCGGTAATCACTACAATAAATACGTGA
- a CDS encoding DNA-binding protein, whose product MEKRVFKEVEAAGYICMSRSFLSQDRVNGTLSSRTPGPRYIKIGRAIRYLKDDLDVWLEQHRR is encoded by the coding sequence GTGGAAAAGAGAGTTTTTAAAGAAGTTGAGGCGGCGGGCTATATTTGCATGAGTCGCTCCTTTCTTTCTCAAGACAGGGTTAACGGTACTTTGTCTAGTAGAACACCCGGTCCGAGATATATTAAAATCGGGCGGGCTATTCGTTATTTGAAGGATGATCTAGATGTTTGGCTTGAGCAGCATCGTCGATAA
- a CDS encoding electron transfer flavoprotein-ubiquinone oxidoreductase, with translation MEQETMEFDVIIVGAGPSGLAAAIKLKQLAFAAKKEISICILEKGAQIGAHILSGAVLEPKSLQELLPHTWQEAPLDTPVNNDLFYFLTQSKSFKLPTPKPMRNQGNFIISLGELCLFLANQAEALGCELYPGFAGAEVIYNDQNQVIGVATGSVGIDKNGKETNNYQPGMRLLAKQTLFAEGCRGQLSQSLMAHYHLRDNVQPQTYGIGIKELWQVDEKKHQPGTVIHTVGWPLDQATYGGSFIYHLSKQRVAVGFVIGLDYKNPWLNPFEELQRFKNHPLIKSVLTGGERIGYGARALNEGGWQSLPKLSFPGGVLIGDAAGFLNVPKIKGIHTAMQSGMLAAQSCFEQLSHEHKTQFELKSYLEKVNQSWLAKELHSVRNIRPGFKYGLIPGLINAAFETYITRGYSPWTLSNHADHTSLISAEKAKKIKYLKPDGVLTFDKLSSVFLSNTYHEENQPCHLKLKNPKLAIDVNLTAYASPESRYCPAAVYEIVEEEKGPRLQINAQNCIHCKTCDIKDPRQNIVWCAPEGGGGPNYSGL, from the coding sequence GTGGAACAAGAAACCATGGAATTTGATGTAATCATTGTCGGAGCCGGTCCGTCAGGTTTAGCTGCAGCGATTAAATTAAAGCAGTTGGCCTTTGCAGCTAAAAAAGAAATTTCTATTTGTATTTTGGAAAAAGGAGCACAAATAGGAGCACATATTCTTTCAGGAGCGGTACTTGAACCAAAAAGTTTGCAAGAATTATTACCCCATACCTGGCAAGAAGCTCCTTTGGATACCCCAGTTAATAACGATCTCTTTTATTTTCTAACCCAATCAAAATCTTTCAAATTGCCTACCCCCAAACCCATGCGCAACCAGGGAAACTTTATTATTAGTCTTGGCGAGCTATGCCTGTTTCTTGCGAACCAGGCTGAGGCTTTAGGGTGTGAACTGTATCCAGGATTTGCCGGTGCGGAAGTTATTTACAATGATCAAAATCAAGTTATCGGGGTTGCCACAGGTAGTGTGGGAATAGATAAAAACGGTAAAGAAACCAATAATTATCAACCGGGCATGCGTTTATTAGCCAAACAAACATTATTTGCTGAAGGCTGCCGTGGACAGTTAAGTCAAAGTCTTATGGCTCATTATCATCTAAGAGATAATGTGCAACCTCAAACTTATGGCATAGGAATTAAAGAGTTATGGCAAGTAGATGAGAAAAAACATCAACCCGGAACAGTAATTCATACAGTTGGTTGGCCTCTTGATCAGGCAACCTATGGCGGTTCTTTTATCTATCACCTTTCCAAACAACGTGTGGCCGTTGGTTTTGTTATCGGTTTGGATTACAAAAACCCTTGGCTAAATCCCTTTGAAGAGTTACAGCGCTTTAAAAACCATCCCTTAATCAAGTCTGTTTTAACAGGTGGAGAACGAATAGGCTATGGAGCTCGTGCTCTTAATGAAGGCGGGTGGCAGTCGCTACCTAAACTCTCCTTTCCCGGAGGAGTATTAATCGGTGATGCGGCGGGCTTTCTCAATGTTCCCAAAATCAAAGGCATCCATACAGCCATGCAATCAGGCATGCTCGCAGCACAATCCTGTTTTGAGCAATTGAGCCATGAGCATAAAACTCAATTTGAGTTAAAAAGTTATCTGGAAAAAGTAAACCAATCCTGGTTAGCTAAAGAGCTCCATTCAGTACGGAACATCAGGCCGGGATTTAAATACGGGCTAATTCCAGGTTTAATTAATGCCGCTTTCGAAACTTATATTACCCGTGGATACTCGCCTTGGACATTGAGTAATCATGCGGATCATACAAGTCTTATTTCAGCTGAAAAAGCAAAAAAAATTAAATATCTCAAGCCTGATGGAGTACTCACTTTCGATAAACTTTCATCTGTTTTTTTATCCAATACCTATCATGAAGAAAACCAACCCTGTCATCTAAAACTAAAGAATCCTAAATTAGCCATAGATGTTAATTTAACTGCTTATGCCTCTCCAGAAAGCCGTTACTGCCCTGCTGCGGTTTATGAAATTGTGGAGGAAGAAAAAGGCCCGAGATTACAAATTAATGCTCAGAACTGCATCCATTGTAAAACCTGCGATATTAAAGATCCTCGCCAGAATATTGTCTGGTGTGCACCAGAAGGCGGTGGAGGACCTAATTATTCAGGATTGTGA
- a CDS encoding DUF2845 domain-containing protein, which yields MSELFKLQLRDLMLVRKCLQALFISISFLSTANAKRCGEKLVYAGDSEFDVFSKCGEPLNKQIYDQPVPQYNTYGYQIGVINNSVSKWIYQKSPAEFQYELIFDAGVLKEINANRNP from the coding sequence ATGAGTGAACTGTTCAAATTGCAATTGAGGGATCTTATGTTAGTAAGAAAATGTCTCCAGGCTTTGTTTATTTCAATTAGTTTTTTATCCACAGCAAATGCCAAGCGTTGCGGAGAAAAACTGGTTTATGCAGGAGACAGCGAGTTTGATGTTTTTTCTAAATGTGGTGAGCCGCTGAATAAGCAAATATATGATCAACCAGTACCTCAATATAATACTTATGGCTACCAGATAGGAGTTATTAACAATTCCGTATCTAAATGGATTTATCAAAAATCACCGGCAGAATTTCAATATGAATTGATTTTTGATGCTGGCGTGTTAAAGGAAATTAATGCGAATCGAAATCCTTGA
- a CDS encoding protease inhibitor I42 family protein, translated as MNILLGCVLMSLSIIVNAGVGDDVTLDVDASQSSFVVQLAANPTTGFQWKVVKFDKKLFSLLSSHYKKPQTNLIGAGGEMFFTFTLNKGKSYPAKTNIVFKYARSWEADNSTVKNVTVNFVKTPKS; from the coding sequence ATGAATATTTTATTGGGGTGTGTATTGATGAGCCTTTCAATTATAGTCAATGCCGGCGTTGGTGATGATGTAACATTAGATGTAGATGCTTCCCAGAGTAGTTTTGTAGTGCAATTAGCAGCAAATCCAACAACGGGTTTTCAATGGAAAGTAGTAAAATTTGATAAAAAATTATTCAGTTTACTTAGTAGTCATTATAAAAAACCTCAAACTAATCTAATTGGCGCAGGTGGAGAGATGTTCTTCACATTTACCTTGAATAAAGGCAAAAGTTATCCTGCGAAAACCAATATCGTATTCAAATACGCTCGCTCTTGGGAAGCTGATAACAGTACTGTAAAAAATGTTACTGTGAATTTCGTAAAGACTCCAAAGAGTTAG
- a CDS encoding NAD-dependent malic enzyme translates to MLDFKLIRDPQTGELYIQTSLSGKPLLTTPQLNKSTAFTHEERKAFGLLGKLPNRVETLDEQVKRAYLQYSVYTTRLKQNIYLNNLHDKNQVLFYKLLSRHLSEMLPTIYTPIVGTAVKRFSHEYRQPRGLYIAHSDKNQIEEIISNRSNPDIDLIVVTDGEGVLGIGDQGIGGMDIPVAKLMVYSLCGGIDPTRTLPVFLDVGTNNQDLLNDPMYLGCRHPRINSADYNDFILTFVNEIHKQFPNAFLHWEDFGRGNARRILDQFQDELCTFNDDIQGTGAVTLAALLAACDVTGVKLHDQKIVVFGAGSAGTGISDQIIDAMVRDGLSVEEAYQRFWLIDRQGLLLSSDMELTDAQKPYGRKPEEIASWQINDKTHPSLTDTVRHVKPTILIGCSAQTGAFSQDIVEMMSSTCERPIIFPLSNPDEKCEAQPADILIWSQGRALIATGTAFPPIEYQNRLLEVAQCNNALVFPGIGLGILAVSASRLTKEMILAASATLCQFAPSKKDSFLPLLPSLDDAQNVAKKIAIAVAQCAINSGYAQKNQDKDIKKIVEDMFWEPRYLPFRKVSP, encoded by the coding sequence ATGCTTGATTTTAAATTAATTCGTGACCCCCAAACCGGGGAACTGTACATACAAACTTCATTATCTGGAAAGCCCCTGCTTACTACACCACAACTCAATAAAAGCACAGCTTTCACTCATGAAGAAAGGAAAGCCTTTGGCTTATTAGGCAAATTGCCTAACCGTGTGGAAACCTTGGATGAACAAGTAAAACGGGCCTATCTTCAGTATTCAGTCTATACTACACGACTGAAACAAAATATTTATTTGAATAACCTGCATGATAAAAATCAGGTTCTTTTTTATAAGCTTTTAAGCCGGCATTTAAGTGAAATGCTACCCACTATATACACCCCTATTGTTGGGACTGCTGTGAAAAGATTCAGTCACGAATACAGACAACCCAGAGGTTTATACATTGCTCATTCTGATAAGAATCAAATTGAAGAGATAATAAGTAATCGCTCTAATCCAGATATTGACCTTATTGTTGTCACTGATGGTGAGGGTGTTCTTGGTATTGGTGATCAGGGCATAGGCGGCATGGATATCCCGGTGGCAAAACTGATGGTTTATAGTTTATGTGGGGGTATCGATCCAACACGAACACTTCCGGTTTTTCTTGATGTGGGTACTAATAATCAGGACTTATTAAACGATCCCATGTATCTGGGTTGTCGCCATCCTCGTATCAATAGCGCCGATTACAATGATTTTATTTTGACTTTTGTAAACGAAATTCACAAACAATTTCCCAATGCCTTTCTGCATTGGGAGGATTTCGGACGAGGAAATGCTAGGCGTATTCTTGATCAATTCCAGGATGAGTTATGTACCTTTAACGATGACATACAAGGTACAGGAGCAGTTACATTAGCCGCATTGCTGGCCGCCTGTGATGTAACTGGTGTAAAACTGCACGATCAAAAAATCGTTGTTTTTGGTGCGGGTTCTGCAGGAACAGGAATAAGCGATCAGATCATAGATGCAATGGTTCGGGATGGATTAAGTGTTGAAGAGGCCTATCAAAGATTTTGGCTAATCGACAGACAAGGTTTACTGCTCAGTAGCGATATGGAGCTTACTGATGCACAAAAACCATATGGACGTAAACCTGAAGAAATCGCATCATGGCAAATCAATGACAAGACACATCCCTCTCTTACCGATACAGTAAGACATGTAAAGCCTACAATTCTCATTGGCTGCTCTGCACAAACCGGTGCTTTCTCTCAAGATATTGTTGAAATGATGTCCTCAACCTGCGAGCGCCCCATTATCTTCCCATTGTCGAATCCTGACGAAAAATGTGAGGCACAACCTGCCGATATATTAATCTGGAGCCAAGGAAGAGCACTTATTGCTACAGGAACAGCCTTTCCTCCTATTGAATACCAGAATCGCCTGCTCGAGGTGGCTCAATGCAATAATGCACTCGTTTTTCCTGGAATAGGTTTAGGTATTTTAGCTGTTAGTGCTTCAAGATTGACTAAAGAAATGATTTTGGCTGCTTCAGCAACCCTATGCCAATTTGCTCCGAGTAAAAAAGACAGTTTCTTACCATTATTACCGTCATTGGATGATGCGCAAAATGTTGCTAAAAAAATAGCAATTGCTGTAGCGCAATGTGCGATTAACTCAGGTTATGCTCAAAAAAATCAGGATAAAGATATTAAAAAAATTGTAGAAGATATGTTTTGGGAACCTAGATATTTGCCATTTAGAAAAGTGTCCCCCTAG
- a CDS encoding lipoprotein, producing the protein MNKYLVVILIALGLTSCNVKNEQYYLSNPKELQKALKACPNQTPQGLSCQQLEQIGGRMNRLAYQLQSNPQAFGNKILVLQQAISNQQLALKKNSSSKELQASLALNQRNLVDYMAVVKWLESPES; encoded by the coding sequence ATGAATAAGTACTTGGTGGTGATTTTAATAGCTCTTGGATTAACTTCTTGTAACGTGAAAAATGAGCAATATTACCTATCTAACCCTAAAGAATTGCAAAAAGCGCTTAAAGCCTGCCCTAATCAAACCCCACAGGGATTGAGCTGTCAGCAACTTGAGCAAATTGGCGGTCGAATGAATCGATTAGCCTATCAATTGCAATCAAATCCTCAAGCGTTTGGAAATAAGATTTTGGTGCTGCAACAAGCGATTTCTAATCAGCAGTTGGCATTAAAAAAGAACAGCTCGAGTAAGGAATTACAAGCATCGCTGGCACTAAATCAGCGTAATTTAGTCGACTATATGGCAGTAGTAAAATGGCTGGAATCACCTGAGAGTTAA
- the surE gene encoding 5'/3'-nucleotidase SurE: MRILVSNDDGVLAPGIKILANQLATVAEVEVVAPDRNRSGASNSLTLTRPLRVRQLENGYYSVEGTPTDCVHLGLTGFLDPVADMVVSGINEGGNLGDDVLYSGTVAAAMEGRYLGFPAIAVSMVGDTIKHYETAALIVRQLVTQLSMNRLPSQTILNVNVPDLPLDQIKGLQVTRLGTRHSAEPIVKEYDPRGRPIFWIGPPGMEADAGAGTDFYAISTGYVSITPLHLDMTHYKMFDQLANWLDGINL, from the coding sequence ATGAGAATATTAGTTAGTAACGATGACGGTGTTTTGGCACCGGGAATCAAAATATTAGCCAATCAGTTAGCTACTGTTGCAGAGGTTGAAGTTGTTGCTCCAGATAGAAATCGAAGTGGCGCCAGTAATTCCCTAACCTTGACGCGCCCGTTGAGGGTCAGACAATTAGAGAATGGTTATTATAGCGTTGAAGGTACGCCAACCGATTGCGTTCATTTGGGTTTAACCGGTTTTTTAGATCCTGTAGCTGATATGGTAGTTTCCGGTATTAATGAAGGTGGGAATTTAGGTGATGATGTTCTTTACTCAGGCACTGTTGCTGCAGCGATGGAAGGTCGATATCTGGGGTTTCCAGCCATAGCTGTTTCTATGGTGGGTGATACGATAAAACATTACGAAACTGCTGCGCTTATTGTCAGGCAACTGGTAACGCAATTAAGTATGAACCGACTGCCTTCGCAAACTATTTTAAATGTTAATGTACCTGACTTGCCCTTAGATCAAATTAAGGGTTTACAAGTAACTCGATTGGGTACCCGCCATAGTGCTGAGCCCATTGTTAAAGAATATGATCCCAGAGGCCGGCCTATTTTTTGGATTGGTCCACCCGGAATGGAAGCAGATGCTGGTGCTGGAACTGATTTTTACGCAATCAGTACAGGATATGTGTCGATTACACCACTTCACTTGGATATGACCCATTATAAGATGTTCGATCAACTGGCAAACTGGCTGGATGGGATTAATCTTTAA
- a CDS encoding peptidoglycan DD-metalloendopeptidase family protein, whose product MLIRCKNFFCLFLIIILAGCGARNGLAPVSELKWQSFSKYQKKHTVRRGETLYAIAFRYDTDFRTLARINRVRPPYALRVGQVLNLQGIQHRTSLAKPAYSRRYLRPVTQAKQRVIYSPTHNARSSSGWMWPVTGRVVTTFIPNQGKKGINIACKKGEKVHASSGGVVAYAGSGLAGYGNLIIIKHNNEYLTAYGNNAKNLVSEGQKVKMGQIIAEAGVIDRKYWGVHFEIRKTGIPVNPLNYLQKG is encoded by the coding sequence ATGCTTATACGATGCAAAAATTTTTTTTGTCTGTTTCTCATAATAATTCTTGCCGGCTGTGGGGCAAGAAATGGGCTTGCCCCGGTATCGGAATTAAAATGGCAATCCTTTTCTAAATATCAAAAAAAACATACAGTTCGACGCGGTGAAACTCTATATGCCATAGCATTTCGCTATGATACTGATTTCAGGACACTGGCCCGCATCAATCGTGTAAGGCCACCTTATGCTTTAAGAGTGGGGCAGGTATTGAACCTACAAGGCATTCAACACAGAACCTCTCTAGCCAAACCAGCATATTCTCGAAGATACTTACGTCCAGTTACCCAAGCAAAGCAAAGAGTAATTTATTCGCCAACTCATAATGCTCGTTCTTCTTCCGGATGGATGTGGCCAGTAACTGGACGTGTCGTGACGACCTTTATACCAAATCAAGGCAAGAAAGGCATAAATATTGCTTGTAAAAAAGGTGAAAAAGTCCATGCCTCCTCTGGCGGAGTTGTGGCGTATGCTGGAAGTGGTTTGGCTGGATACGGAAACTTGATTATCATAAAACATAATAATGAATATTTAACAGCATATGGAAATAATGCAAAAAATTTGGTTTCAGAAGGTCAGAAAGTTAAAATGGGTCAGATTATTGCTGAAGCGGGAGTGATTGACCGAAAGTACTGGGGTGTTCATTTTGAAATCAGAAAAACAGGAATACCGGTCAATCCATTGAATTATCTACAAAAAGGTTGA